From a region of the Desulfuromonas sp. KJ2020 genome:
- the ppsA gene encoding phosphoenolpyruvate synthase has translation MATEQKSIRWFENLSNRDVPLVGGKNASLGEMIAALKPEGIRVPDGFATTAAAYRKFLTTNDLEEKIRQHLQDYRQGKRSLHQAGEAIRTLIRRGRWPKEIADAIRDAYGELCRRLGKDEVDVAVRSSATAEDLPDASFAGQQETFLNITGAEELLDACRRCYASLFTDRAIVYRETKGFDHLQIALSVGVQKMVRADRASAGVMFSIDTETGFPDVVVIDAAWGLGENVVQGAVTPDNYLVFKPLLDQEDLRPILHKKLGSKEKKMVYARSAGHTTRNTETSAKERHAFVLTDAEILQLARWAVIIEKHYQRPMDMEWAKDGDSGELFIVQARPETVQSRQAAGVLRRYTLKEKGEVLLRGLAIGEMIATGKVQVIKSASDIESFEEGNILVTGMTDPDWVPVMKKAAGIITDHGGRTSHAAIVSRELGIAAVVGTGTGTSDLKDGQEVTLSCAEGDVGKIYEGRLDFEQTELNLENLPSTRTRLMMNIASPATAFRWWRLPCRGIGLARMEFIINAIIQVHPMALVEFDQLEDKAAQKQIRELTRHYPDKSEYFVDQLSQGIATIAASQYPEPVIVRLSDFKTNEYAELIGGRQFEFAEENPMLGFRGASRYYSERYRAGFALECAALKRVRESIGLDNVIVMVPFCRTLNEADRVLEEMAANGLVQGERGLEIYMMVEIPANVVLAEKFAERFDGFSIGSNDLTQLVLGVDRDSAILREVFDERDEAVKTMVAQAIQSAKKASIKIGICGQAPSDYPDFAAFLVEEGIDSISLNPDSVLAVLQKIAEMEARLGICPRRPA, from the coding sequence ATGGCAACGGAGCAAAAATCCATCCGCTGGTTTGAAAATCTGAGCAACCGGGATGTTCCCCTCGTCGGAGGAAAGAACGCTTCGCTGGGGGAGATGATCGCCGCCCTCAAGCCGGAGGGGATCCGAGTCCCTGACGGCTTTGCCACCACCGCCGCCGCCTACCGAAAGTTTCTGACGACCAACGACCTGGAGGAAAAGATCCGGCAGCACCTGCAGGACTACCGCCAAGGCAAGCGCAGTCTGCACCAGGCTGGGGAAGCCATCCGCACCCTCATCCGCCGGGGCCGCTGGCCCAAGGAGATCGCCGATGCCATCCGGGACGCTTACGGAGAGCTGTGTCGCCGACTTGGAAAGGATGAGGTCGATGTGGCCGTTCGCAGCAGCGCCACCGCCGAAGATTTGCCCGACGCCAGCTTTGCCGGCCAACAAGAGACCTTTCTCAATATTACCGGCGCTGAGGAGCTCCTCGATGCCTGCCGTCGCTGCTATGCCTCCCTCTTTACGGATCGAGCCATCGTTTACCGGGAGACCAAGGGCTTCGACCACCTGCAGATCGCCCTGTCCGTTGGCGTGCAGAAGATGGTGCGCGCGGACCGTGCCAGCGCCGGCGTGATGTTTTCCATCGACACCGAGACCGGCTTTCCTGACGTCGTCGTCATCGACGCCGCCTGGGGTCTGGGCGAAAACGTCGTGCAGGGGGCGGTCACGCCAGACAACTACCTGGTCTTCAAGCCTCTGCTCGACCAGGAAGACCTGCGGCCCATCCTGCACAAGAAGCTGGGCTCCAAAGAAAAGAAGATGGTCTACGCCCGCAGCGCCGGGCACACAACCCGCAACACCGAGACCTCCGCGAAAGAACGTCATGCTTTCGTGCTGACCGACGCGGAGATCCTGCAGCTGGCCCGCTGGGCGGTCATCATCGAAAAACACTATCAACGTCCCATGGACATGGAATGGGCCAAGGATGGCGACAGCGGCGAGCTCTTCATCGTGCAGGCCCGGCCGGAGACCGTGCAATCGCGCCAGGCAGCTGGCGTGCTGCGCCGCTACACCTTGAAGGAGAAGGGAGAAGTGTTGCTCAGGGGGCTGGCTATCGGGGAGATGATCGCCACCGGCAAGGTGCAGGTCATCAAGAGTGCCAGCGACATCGAGAGCTTTGAGGAAGGGAACATCCTGGTGACGGGCATGACCGATCCGGACTGGGTGCCGGTAATGAAAAAGGCGGCCGGCATCATCACCGATCACGGCGGCCGCACCTCCCACGCCGCCATCGTCAGCCGCGAGCTGGGCATCGCCGCCGTCGTCGGCACCGGCACCGGTACCAGCGACCTGAAGGATGGCCAGGAGGTCACCCTCAGCTGCGCCGAAGGGGATGTGGGAAAAATCTACGAGGGCCGCCTCGACTTCGAGCAGACGGAACTCAACCTGGAGAACCTGCCGTCAACCCGCACCCGGCTCATGATGAACATCGCCAGTCCCGCCACCGCCTTCCGCTGGTGGCGCCTTCCCTGCCGGGGCATCGGCCTGGCCCGCATGGAGTTCATCATCAACGCCATCATCCAGGTACATCCCATGGCTCTGGTCGAATTCGACCAGCTGGAGGACAAAGCCGCCCAAAAGCAGATCCGCGAACTGACGCGGCATTATCCCGACAAGAGCGAGTACTTCGTCGACCAGCTCAGCCAGGGGATCGCCACCATCGCCGCCAGCCAGTATCCCGAACCGGTCATCGTGCGCCTCTCCGACTTCAAGACCAACGAATACGCCGAACTCATCGGGGGCCGGCAGTTCGAGTTCGCCGAAGAGAACCCCATGCTCGGCTTCCGCGGAGCCTCCCGCTACTACAGCGAGCGCTACCGGGCCGGCTTCGCTCTCGAATGCGCCGCCCTCAAACGGGTGCGCGAGAGCATCGGCCTCGACAACGTCATCGTCATGGTCCCCTTCTGCCGCACTCTCAATGAGGCTGACCGGGTGCTGGAAGAGATGGCGGCCAACGGCCTGGTGCAGGGGGAGAGAGGACTGGAGATCTACATGATGGTGGAAATTCCCGCCAACGTGGTGCTGGCGGAGAAGTTTGCCGAGCGCTTCGATGGCTTCTCCATCGGCAGCAACGACCTGACCCAGCTCGTACTCGGCGTCGACCGCGACTCGGCCATTCTGCGGGAAGTCTTTGACGAACGGGACGAAGCGGTCAAAACCATGGTCGCCCAGGCCATCCAGTCGGCGAAGAAAGCCAGCATCAA
- a CDS encoding efflux transporter outer membrane subunit codes for MTERDFLLLGGRWLTSLAAFVLAAMTLTAGCAPVDRGGQSKLELPPTFSVTGEAVLPDKWWHSFDDPALEAFMARALDGNLSLQATWERLRQAEAQQRKAGAGLIPSLQGEAGAARSRFENNGGSGSENTFNLGLSASYEIDLWGRIRSGRDAARFDTQASHEDLRTAALTLSAQVASAWYERMEKYGQLDLLDRQIETNQQVLELVTLQFRTGQTGIADVLQQRQLIEANRGERAQVAAQIRLLENRLNLLAGLAPAPLSLPPAGLITLPALPETGVPAELVRHRPDVLRAWYQVLAADERTAAAVSERYPRLSLTAGASTSADDIDKLFDNWLASLAANLVAPLIDGGQRRAEVERSQALARERLHTYGQTVLQAVSEVEDALSSEARQREYLDSLQQQLELARQAIDRVRDRYLNGAENYQRVLSALLSYQQLQRSTLTGRRLLIQYRIDLCRALGSGWEMPAHRQES; via the coding sequence GTGACAGAACGAGATTTTTTGCTTTTGGGGGGGCGCTGGCTGACATCCCTGGCGGCATTCGTGCTTGCGGCCATGACGTTGACCGCCGGCTGTGCGCCGGTGGACAGGGGCGGGCAGAGTAAGCTAGAACTGCCGCCGACCTTCAGCGTTACCGGGGAAGCGGTGCTGCCGGACAAATGGTGGCATTCGTTCGACGATCCGGCCCTGGAGGCGTTTATGGCGCGGGCGCTGGACGGCAATCTCAGCCTGCAGGCGACCTGGGAGCGCCTGCGGCAGGCTGAAGCCCAGCAGCGTAAGGCTGGAGCCGGGCTGATCCCCTCCCTGCAGGGCGAAGCCGGCGCCGCACGATCGCGTTTTGAAAACAACGGGGGTTCCGGCTCGGAAAATACCTTCAACCTGGGACTTTCGGCCAGTTACGAAATCGATCTCTGGGGGCGAATCCGCTCCGGCCGTGACGCGGCTCGGTTCGATACACAGGCCAGCCATGAGGACCTGCGGACCGCGGCATTGACCCTGTCGGCCCAGGTGGCCTCGGCCTGGTATGAGCGGATGGAAAAATACGGCCAGCTCGACCTGCTCGACCGCCAGATTGAGACCAACCAGCAGGTGCTGGAGCTGGTTACCCTGCAGTTCCGTACCGGTCAGACGGGTATCGCCGATGTGCTGCAGCAGCGCCAGCTGATTGAAGCCAATCGCGGAGAGCGGGCGCAGGTCGCCGCCCAGATCCGCCTGCTTGAAAATCGTCTCAATCTATTGGCCGGTCTGGCCCCGGCCCCATTGTCACTGCCCCCCGCCGGTCTCATCACGCTGCCGGCTCTGCCGGAAACCGGCGTTCCCGCCGAACTGGTCCGTCATCGTCCCGATGTGCTTCGGGCCTGGTACCAGGTGCTGGCCGCTGACGAGCGCACGGCGGCCGCCGTCAGTGAACGCTACCCGCGCCTGAGCCTTACCGCCGGGGCTTCCACCTCGGCGGACGATATCGACAAATTGTTCGACAACTGGCTGGCCTCTCTGGCCGCCAACCTGGTGGCGCCCCTCATCGACGGCGGTCAGCGGCGGGCCGAGGTGGAGCGCAGTCAGGCTTTGGCCCGCGAACGCCTGCATACCTATGGACAGACCGTTCTGCAGGCGGTGAGCGAAGTCGAAGACGCCCTGAGCAGCGAAGCGCGCCAGCGGGAATATCTGGACAGCCTTCAGCAGCAGCTCGAACTGGCGCGGCAGGCCATCGACCGGGTGCGCGATCGCTATCTCAACGGGGCCGAGAATTATCAGCGGGTTCTTTCCGCCCTGCTGTCCTACCAGCAGCTGCAGCGCAGCACCCTGACCGGCCGGCGCCTTCTCATACAATACCGCATCGATCTCTGCCGGGCTCTTGGCTCGGGATGGGAGATGCCCGCACATCGGCAGGAGAGCTGA
- a CDS encoding peptidylprolyl isomerase — protein sequence MFKAAAGDTVKVHYTGKLTDGTLFDTSIDKEPLQFIIGKHEVIAGFEEAVTGMVMGEKKTVVIPPEKAYGQPKAEALEQVERKDLPADLALKVGGQLEITRHDNTAFYVMITELTDTHVTLDANHPLAGKDLVFDIEMLEIQQKKK from the coding sequence ATGTTCAAAGCCGCCGCTGGCGATACGGTCAAGGTTCATTACACGGGCAAACTCACCGATGGCACCCTGTTCGACACCTCGATAGACAAGGAGCCCCTGCAGTTCATTATCGGCAAGCATGAAGTGATTGCCGGCTTTGAAGAAGCGGTGACCGGTATGGTCATGGGGGAAAAGAAGACGGTCGTCATTCCGCCGGAAAAGGCTTACGGCCAGCCGAAAGCAGAGGCGCTGGAGCAGGTGGAGCGCAAGGACCTGCCGGCCGATCTGGCCCTGAAAGTGGGCGGCCAGCTGGAAATCACCCGCCATGACAATACGGCCTTTTATGTCATGATCACCGAGCTCACCGACACCCACGTCACGCTGGATGCCAATCATCCCCTGGCGGGCAAGGATTTGGTGTTTGATATTGAGATGTTGGAGATTCAGCAGAAGAAGAAGTAG
- a CDS encoding efflux RND transporter periplasmic adaptor subunit, producing MMEKETTSDRDRHNPSPDPRRRGSLLLRYLLPLLILVGAVAMVFWLMKTGPKAKPKPKERQAILVEVQPVHIGPQRTVIHAMGTVKPAREVTIMPQVSGEVIAINPHFMPGGMLAEGEEFLRIEPADYRIAVSQLESEVARVEAEIQLEQGRQLVARREYELLGEEVSEEEKALMLRQPQLDTLKASLAAAAARLQQARLDLERTTMTSPFNAVVQTRHVNLGTRVTPATALVELAGTDAYWVELSVPVSQLRWIKLPDRTGGKGSRVRIYDEAAWGKDLFREGHVLRLAASVEPEGRMARLLVEVEDPLARRQANAGRPRMLIDSYVRVEIVGSAVEAAAKIPRRLVRDGDTVWIMNEQDRLEIRPIEILFRGRDEVLVPQGLQEDERLVVTDLSAAVEDMRLRLQEDASSPGKAATP from the coding sequence ATGATGGAAAAAGAGACAACATCCGATAGGGACCGGCATAACCCATCCCCAGACCCCCGGCGGCGGGGCTCGCTGCTGTTGCGCTACCTTCTGCCGTTGCTCATCCTGGTTGGGGCGGTGGCTATGGTCTTCTGGCTGATGAAGACCGGTCCCAAGGCCAAGCCGAAACCGAAGGAGCGTCAGGCGATCCTGGTGGAAGTGCAGCCGGTTCACATTGGCCCTCAGCGTACGGTCATTCACGCCATGGGCACCGTCAAACCGGCCCGCGAAGTGACGATCATGCCCCAGGTCAGCGGCGAGGTCATCGCCATCAACCCCCATTTCATGCCGGGGGGGATGCTGGCCGAGGGGGAAGAGTTCCTGCGGATTGAGCCCGCCGATTATCGCATTGCCGTGTCCCAGCTGGAGAGTGAAGTGGCCAGGGTCGAGGCCGAGATTCAGCTCGAACAGGGACGCCAGCTGGTGGCCCGCCGGGAATACGAACTGTTGGGCGAAGAGGTCAGCGAGGAAGAAAAGGCGCTGATGCTGCGACAGCCGCAACTTGATACCTTGAAGGCTTCCCTGGCTGCGGCCGCTGCCCGTCTGCAGCAGGCCCGCCTCGATCTGGAGCGGACGACCATGACGTCCCCTTTCAACGCCGTGGTGCAGACGCGCCACGTCAATCTGGGCACCCGGGTCACCCCGGCGACCGCCCTGGTCGAGTTGGCCGGAACGGACGCCTACTGGGTGGAGCTCTCCGTGCCGGTCAGTCAGCTGCGCTGGATCAAGCTGCCCGACCGGACAGGCGGGAAGGGGAGCAGGGTACGCATTTATGATGAGGCCGCCTGGGGTAAAGATCTCTTTCGCGAGGGACATGTCCTGCGTCTGGCCGCCTCTGTGGAACCGGAGGGGCGTATGGCCCGCCTCCTGGTAGAGGTCGAAGATCCACTGGCGCGGCGGCAGGCTAATGCCGGTCGCCCGAGAATGCTGATCGACTCCTACGTGCGGGTGGAAATCGTCGGGAGCGCCGTGGAAGCGGCGGCGAAGATTCCGCGCCGCCTGGTTCGCGATGGCGATACGGTGTGGATCATGAATGAACAGGACCGCCTGGAGATTCGCCCCATCGAGATTCTTTTCCGCGGCCGTGATGAAGTCCTTGTTCCCCAAGGTTTGCAGGAGGACGAGCGTCTGGTGGTTACCGATCTGTCGGCGGCGGTAGAGGACATGCGTCTGCGCCTGCAGGAGGACGCGTCCTCCCCGGGCAAGGCGGCGACGCCATGA
- a CDS encoding efflux RND transporter permease subunit translates to MSRGRDRQLRGPIAWMVYNRVTPNLLMIFLLLGGFLMTSRIKQEVFPEFDLDLVTITVAYPGASPEEVEQGIILAVEEGVRGIDGIKELQATAAEGAGTVQVELLEDVDQQRVYQDIKQEVDRITTFPEDAEEPQVSLVVRRREVVNMQFYGDVSEVALRETVEQVRDRLLQSPGITQVDLSGARDYEILVHVPRENLRTYALTLADVAARISAASIELPGGTVETSGGDILLRVKDRRDWARQFRDIPLITTAAGAVLTLGDIASVTEGFEDTDRRAFFNGQRSMGVDVYRVGRQTPIGVSDEVRAAMVEIAADLPDGIDWIINNDRSDIYRQRLELLLKNAFIGLSLVLFVLGLFLEFKLAFWVTMGIPISFLGGLLFMPALGVSINMISLFAFIIALGIVVDDAIVAGENIYEYRQKGMDFVTAAIQGARDVAVPVTYAILTNVVAFMPLYFVPGVMGKIWKVIPLVVITVFLVSLVEALIILPSHLAHTGSRPASRLTARLHDWQQGFSRLVVRFIDGVYGPSLDFCLRWRSLTLAIGLATLLLIGGYALSGRIGMILMPRVEADLALVTAVLPVGSPVERAQDVQRRLVDSMEEVAAVNGGERLLEGILAEIDENQVVVRAYLTDPGVRPINTGQVTRLWREKVGALVGLESLRFESDRGGPGSGAALTVELSHRDIGILEDASAALALRLEDFSNVTDVDDGFTPGKRQFDFRIKPEGMSLGLTSREVARQVRHAFSGVEALRQQRGRNEVTVRVRLPEEQRQRIFDVEHLMIRTPAGTFVPLMDIAEVERGRAYTTITRRDARRTVTVSANVEPLGETGQVMATLNSTILPQLEQDFPGLSIGYEGRQADLKESMRSLVLGFVMAMLCVYFLLAIPFRSYTQPLIVMVAIPFGMVGAVLGHLFMGYNLSLMSMMGIVALSGVVVNDSLVLIDYANRRRLQEEEDAITAIHAAGKRRFRPIILTTLTTFGGLAPMIFETSRQARFMIPMALSLGFGILFSTAVVLVLVPCLYMIIEDSKRRLAGLLG, encoded by the coding sequence ATGAGCCGGGGCCGCGACCGCCAGCTGCGAGGGCCCATCGCCTGGATGGTGTACAACCGGGTCACGCCCAATCTGCTGATGATTTTCCTCCTGCTGGGAGGCTTCCTTATGACCTCGCGCATCAAGCAGGAGGTCTTCCCCGAGTTTGATCTGGATCTGGTGACGATCACCGTCGCCTATCCGGGAGCCAGCCCCGAAGAGGTAGAGCAGGGGATTATCCTGGCCGTGGAGGAAGGGGTCCGCGGCATCGACGGCATCAAGGAGCTGCAGGCGACTGCCGCCGAGGGGGCGGGGACTGTCCAGGTTGAACTCCTCGAAGATGTGGACCAGCAGCGGGTCTATCAGGACATCAAGCAGGAGGTCGATCGTATCACCACCTTTCCGGAGGATGCCGAGGAGCCGCAGGTTTCGCTGGTTGTTCGCCGCCGGGAAGTGGTCAATATGCAGTTTTACGGCGACGTGAGCGAAGTGGCCCTGCGCGAGACCGTGGAGCAGGTGCGGGACCGCCTGCTGCAGAGCCCGGGTATCACCCAGGTCGATCTGAGTGGCGCCCGGGACTATGAGATTCTGGTCCATGTTCCCCGGGAGAACCTGCGTACCTATGCGCTGACGCTGGCCGATGTGGCGGCACGGATCAGCGCCGCCTCCATTGAGCTGCCGGGAGGAACCGTCGAGACCTCCGGTGGGGATATCCTGTTGCGCGTCAAAGACCGCCGCGACTGGGCCCGGCAGTTTCGCGACATCCCCCTGATTACCACCGCCGCAGGGGCGGTGCTGACTCTTGGCGACATCGCTTCGGTGACAGAGGGCTTCGAAGACACCGACCGCCGCGCTTTCTTCAACGGCCAGCGGAGCATGGGGGTGGACGTCTACCGCGTCGGCCGGCAGACGCCTATCGGCGTTTCGGACGAAGTGCGCGCCGCCATGGTGGAGATTGCTGCCGATCTGCCCGACGGTATCGACTGGATCATCAATAATGATCGCTCTGACATCTACCGCCAGCGCCTCGAACTGCTGCTGAAAAACGCTTTCATCGGCCTCAGCCTGGTGCTGTTCGTCCTCGGACTTTTTCTGGAATTCAAGCTGGCCTTCTGGGTGACCATGGGCATCCCCATCTCCTTTCTCGGGGGGTTGCTGTTCATGCCGGCGCTGGGGGTCTCCATCAACATGATCTCCCTCTTCGCCTTTATTATCGCCCTGGGAATTGTCGTCGACGATGCCATCGTCGCCGGGGAGAACATCTACGAATACCGCCAGAAGGGGATGGATTTCGTGACGGCGGCTATCCAGGGGGCGCGGGATGTGGCGGTCCCTGTCACCTACGCCATCCTCACCAACGTGGTGGCCTTCATGCCCCTCTACTTCGTGCCGGGGGTTATGGGCAAGATCTGGAAGGTCATCCCCCTGGTGGTTATCACCGTCTTTCTCGTCTCTCTGGTCGAGGCTTTGATTATCCTGCCTTCGCACCTGGCCCATACCGGCAGCCGTCCCGCCAGCCGCCTGACCGCCCGGCTGCACGACTGGCAGCAGGGCTTCAGCCGTCTGGTGGTGCGCTTTATTGACGGCGTTTACGGCCCCTCCCTCGACTTCTGCCTGCGCTGGCGCTCGTTGACCCTGGCCATCGGTCTGGCCACCCTCCTCCTGATCGGCGGTTACGCGTTGAGCGGCCGCATCGGCATGATTCTGATGCCAAGGGTGGAAGCGGATCTGGCCCTGGTCACGGCGGTGCTCCCTGTTGGCAGCCCGGTGGAGCGGGCGCAGGATGTGCAGCGACGTCTGGTCGATTCTATGGAAGAGGTGGCAGCGGTTAACGGCGGTGAGCGTCTGCTTGAAGGGATTCTGGCTGAAATTGACGAAAACCAGGTGGTCGTGCGGGCCTACCTCACCGACCCCGGGGTGAGGCCCATCAACACAGGACAGGTCACGCGCCTGTGGCGGGAGAAAGTGGGAGCCCTGGTCGGTCTGGAATCCCTGCGGTTTGAATCGGATCGCGGCGGTCCCGGTTCGGGGGCGGCCCTGACCGTCGAACTGTCGCACCGGGACATCGGCATACTCGAGGACGCCAGCGCGGCCCTGGCCCTGCGGTTGGAGGATTTTTCCAACGTGACGGACGTCGATGACGGTTTCACGCCGGGCAAGCGGCAGTTCGATTTCCGCATCAAGCCCGAAGGGATGAGTCTGGGGCTCACCTCTCGCGAGGTGGCCCGCCAGGTGCGGCACGCGTTCTCCGGGGTCGAGGCCCTGCGTCAGCAGCGGGGGCGCAACGAGGTGACCGTGCGCGTTCGCCTGCCGGAAGAGCAGCGCCAGCGGATTTTCGACGTGGAGCATTTGATGATCCGCACACCGGCCGGAACCTTCGTGCCCCTGATGGATATCGCCGAAGTCGAGCGTGGCCGGGCCTATACGACCATCACCCGGCGGGATGCCCGCCGTACCGTGACCGTGAGCGCCAATGTCGAACCCCTCGGCGAAACGGGCCAGGTCATGGCTACGCTCAACAGTACGATACTGCCGCAACTGGAGCAGGATTTTCCCGGGTTGAGCATTGGCTACGAAGGGCGGCAGGCCGACCTCAAGGAGAGCATGCGCAGCCTCGTGCTGGGTTTTGTCATGGCTATGCTCTGCGTCTATTTTTTGCTGGCCATCCCCTTTCGCAGCTACACCCAGCCCCTCATCGTCATGGTCGCCATCCCCTTCGGCATGGTGGGCGCCGTGCTGGGGCATCTGTTCATGGGCTACAACCTCAGTCTCATGAGTATGATGGGGATCGTCGCGCTCTCGGGGGTGGTGGTCAACGACTCGCTGGTGCTCATCGACTACGCCAACCGCCGCCGCCTGCAGGAAGAAGAGGACGCTATTACGGCTATTCACGCTGCCGGCAAGCGCCGCTTTCGACCGATCATTCTGACCACGCTGACGACCTTCGGCGGTCTGGCCCCCATGATCTTCGAGACCTCCCGGCAGGCGCGCTTCATGATCCCCATGGCGCTCTCCCTCGGTTTCGGGATTCTTTTTTCCACGGCGGTCGTTCTGGTGCTGGTGCCTTGTCTCTATATGATAATTGAGGACAGCAAGCGGCGCTTGGCTGGGTTGTTGGGGTGA